A segment of the Zingiber officinale cultivar Zhangliang chromosome 8B, Zo_v1.1, whole genome shotgun sequence genome:
ACGtactatttttaattaattatttaaattttagaatCTATTAAATTTTGTCTTGCATGGATGATTCGCACCGTAAGCACCAGCCCATCGGATGTCGCTGTCAAATCCTTCCTCTCGTCTCTATAAATCTACAACCTTCTTCAACCTCTATTTGCTCATCGAACGCcctctgaagaagaagaagaagaagaagaagcagaagcagagCGAGCGATGGGTTCGGAAGCGGTGAGGAACAAGAAGGTAGTGCTGAAGCAGTACGTGGAGGCCGGACGCAGCCCCAGGGAGAGCGACGTGGAGGTCGTGGCGACGGAGACCGTCGCTCTGGCGATTCCCGAGGGCTCTCCGCCGGCGATCCTCGTTAAGAATCTCTACCTCTCCTGCGATCCCTACATGCGCGGCCGCATGACCAAGCACGACACGCCTAGCTACATCCCCGACTTCACTCCCGGCTCTGTACCCACATCGCATCCCTAAAATCGACTTCGATTgctgtgatatatatatatataatagttgAATGAGATTCGATTGCATGTTTCTTACTCTGTTTGAAGGTGATTACTGGCTTGGGAGTGAGTAGAGTGGTGGAATCCACGCATCCCGATTTCATAGTCGGTGATCTGATTTGGGGCATTACCGGATGGGAAGAGTACACTCTCCTCGTCTCTAATTTGGGGAGTTTCTTCAAGATCAGATACACGGACTTGCCCCTTTCTTACTATACCGGTCTTTTAGGTCAGCTTTTATGCCTCAAATTGTCGATTTGTCTCCTCGTCATCTTTCCATGCATCTGATCTGCATCGACGTTTGCCGATTagttaatttttatgatttgTAAGGTTAAACTGAAGGAATTCATGCATAAAACTGCATACCATTTGATTGCTCCATGGTCTTAACTTCATTCATCCATCCATCTGATCAACTCCATTTCAATGGACTTTTTAATTAAGGATTTGTGACTCGATCTACTTTTCCATTGCGTTTGGTCTCAGGCATGCCTGGCTTTACAGCTTATGCTGGATTTTCTCAAGTCGCACAGCCGAAGAAAGGCGAACGGGTCTTTGTTTCTTCTGCCTCAGGTGCCGTTGGCCAACTTGTTGGGCAATTAGCCAAACGCATGGATTGCTACGTGGTTGGGAGTGCTGGGTCTGATGAAAAGGTTTTGTCCCAAAATGCAACTCAAATTCACAGCGGATCGATTCAAGATCCATTctgaattaaattgtttgaatattaTTGTTCAGGTGGACCTATTGAAGAACAAGTTTGGTTTTGACGAAGCTTTCAATTATAAGCAAGAAACTGATCTAGATGCAGCCTTAAAGAGGTcagtatatatatatctatataaatcTCGTTACGTTCTGAGAATCCCTTAGCTTGTTCCTTGTCAACAACAATTCTTCCTTGCTAGGTGCTTGCCCGAAGGGATCGACATTTATTTCGAGAACGTAGGAGGCCGGATGCTCGATGCGGTTCTTCCCAACATGCGAGCCTATGGTCGAATCCCTGTGTGTGGGATGATATCTCAGTTAAACCTGGAGAAGCCTGATCCTGTGCACAACCTGTTTTGTCTCCTCATTAAACAGGTCAGGATGCAAGGGTTCTTGGTGTCCGAATTTTATCACCTCTACCGAGAGTTTGAGGACGAGGTGGTGCAGCTGATAAGGGAAGGGAAGATCACATACGTCGAGGATGTCGCTGAAGGACTCGAGAATGCTCCGGCGGCTCTAGTGGGCCTCTTCTCCGGTCGCAACGTCGGGAAACAGTTGGTGGTGATTGCCCGGGAGTGAATCACTGTCTTTCAAACCTTGTCGTGTATGCAATAAGAGtcatattttaataatatcataaTGGAGTTTTATGCGTAACtttatgattatttttttttcaactctTTTGTTTGTTCTATCTAAATAAATTGAACCTAAATTACTCCGTAAATTCCTTTATTGACACATTATAAGAGCTTCCGCGGTGGTGAGAATATTTCTCCGACTGATTAAATACGATtatcttattaaataatttaaacagCAGAAAGATTAGCTCTAAGCTGATCGTCATCACTGTCTTGGCGGAGCGTGATGGTGAGAGACAGCAGATCCGCAGCCCATCAAATTGCCGTGCTGTATCATCTGTAGACCCGACCCTGGTCGGATCTGGGCCCGGCCTGGGCCCGTCTCCGTAATCCTTACTATTAATCCCTAGAGGGGGCCATCCAAATATCCCTATGGGAGATACTGGAttaacaatattattttaagcTTTTTAAttgagtattttttaaaataaaaataaaaatagcacattagtatatttttcatcttaAAAATATTCATATTTGGATTTGTAGTAGTTACTATCGGTAtaatttgttaaaataaattgatttatactttttttattaatttggttaaagttatctaaatttattaaaaattattttatattggtCAAAATGACTTCCAAAGTATTATAATTATGCAACGATGATGTAATTGTTTCTGTAACTATAGTTATAGttgttataataatttttaaataattttatcaagttaaagcGATTTGGTTAAATTGgaataattttgactaaatttGATAAAcagtattttgataaaaaaaaaaatagtaatacaaAGAAGGAAATAAAAGTACAATgggaaagaaaatatttttaaaaaaaataataaatataaaattttcatccatgataaaagaaaataaataaataaaagcatttgCCTCAGTAAATGCTTTAGTTGGGAACTGGGAATCTTCCTGTCGCATTTGTGATGAAACTATTTAAACTCAAAGCATTTGCCTCAGTAAATCCCAAGTCTCCCTTCAAGTCCATTGTCAGCCCATTCCATGTCGATGCTCACATGATCAAGACTGGCTTTGATCTCCAAACCTACCACTCTAATCACCACCTCCAGTCTCTGCTTGACCAGGGACAACTGTTGAGAGCACGCAAGCTGTTCGACGAAATGCCTTTGAAGAACACTTTCACTGCCAACCGCATGATATCTGGCTATGCAAAGAATGGCTACCTCGAAGAGGCTCGTCGATTCTTCAACTGCACGGCAGACCGCACTGCAGTCACGTGGACTATCCTAATCAATGCCTACTCCCAGGCTGGCCGACCTGAAGAAGCTTTTGACCTCTTCCGGTGCATGTGGAGATCGGGAATCAGTCCTGATCATGTGGCGATCGTGGCGTTGCTGAGTTCTTGCAGCTCACCAGACACATCGAGCTGCGTCGTTCAGGTTCACACGCACATCATTAAGTCTGGATTAGGCAACACAGTTATGGTCTACAATACCATGGTGGACTCATACTGTAAGTGCGGCAATGTCCGGTTGGGTAGAAAGTTGTTTAATGAGGCACGAGAAAGGGATTCTGTTACCTTCAATGCAATGCTAATGGGTCACTCAAAAGAGGGATCCTACTCTGAGGCATTGGAGCTATTTGTCACCATGAGGAATTTGAGGCTGAAGCCATCTCAGTTCACATTTTCTGGAGTTCTAACCACTGCTGCTGGTTTGTCCAATCTTGGACTAGGCCAACAAATTCATGGTCTCGTCATTAAGACGAATTTCAGTTGGAACGTGTTCGTATGCAATTCTTTGCTGGATTTCTATTCGAAGTGCTGTTGCTTAACTGAGGCCAGGGCACTATTTGATGGGATGGAAGAGAGGGACAATGTTTCTTACAATATTATGGTATCCGGCTATGCTTGGGATCGGCACATTGAGGAACTAATTGAGCTCCTTACAGAGATGCAGTTCCTTGGTTTCGATAGGAGTCAATTTCCTTTTCCTAGTCTGCTAAGTGTTGCAGGAAGTCTACCTGATCTTAAAATGGGGAGGCAGATCCATGCTCAAGTGATTCTAACAGGGTTGGCATGCGATAACATTGCGTGCAATGCCCTTGTCGATATGTACTCAAAATGTGGTCATCTCAAGACTGCTATGTTGATATTCAGGAATGGGATAGATAAGGACACAGTTTCATGGACTGCTATGATATCAGGCTATGTAGAGAATGGGCTATTCGAAGCAGCAGTGGGACTGTTCTGTGAGATGAGAAGAGGTGGCATGAGTCCCGATAGAGCTACATTTTCGAGCATCTTGAGAGCTGCATCTAGTCTGGCTTTGCTTTCGCTCGGGAAGCAACTACATTCTAACGTTATCAGGTGCGGTTACATGATCGATGTGTTTGCAGGGAGTGCAATTCTTGACATGTATGCAAGATGTGGATACCTTATCTTGGCTCGGAAAATTTTCAATGAGATGACCAACAAGAATATAGTTTCATGGAACACAATGTTATCTGCACACGCGCAGAACGGACAGGGTAGGGAAGCCATCGAACTATTTGAAGAAATGCTTCGACAGGATGTCAAACCAGATTCTGTCACTATCCTCTGTGTTATTTCCGCTTGCGGTCACAATGGCCTCGTCGAAGAAGGCTTACAATATTTTCATTCCATGAGCAAATTATACGAACTGAAGCCAAAGAGAGAGCATTATGCTTGTGTCATAGATTTGATGGGTCGTGTCGGGCGGCTAGATGAGGTGGAAAAACTCGTCGATGAGATCCCTTTCGAGGCAGATCAGATCATATGGAACTCTATCCTGAACTCATCTAGGATACATGGGAACCAAGAATTGGCTAGACATGCAGCTGATCGACTCTTTAGTATGAATATCAAGGATTCGGCTCCTTTTGTCATCATGTCAAATGTCTATGCTCGGGCGGGCCAATGGGATGCTGCTGCCAAGGTTAAGAAAATGATGAGGGACCGAGGACTGAGGAAGGAACCAGCATATAGTTGGGTCGAGATCATGCACAAAATCTATGTTTTCTCTTCCAATGACAACATGAACCCTCAGATTAATGAGATCAAAGATCTACTTGATAAGCTAAGTGAGGAGATGGAAAAGGAAGGTTATAGGCCAGATGCTGGCTGTGCACTTCATTTGGTGGATGAAGAGAGCAAAATTGTGTCCTTGAGGTACCACAGCGAAAGGCTAGCGATTGCATTCGCTATCCTAAACACGGGTCCTGGAACACCCATAGTTGTGATGAAGAACATACGAGCGTGCACAGATTGCCATGCCGCAATCAAGGTAATAGCCAAGATTGTCGAGAGAGAAATCACTGTAAGGGATTCAAGTAGGTTCCACCATTTCAAAGATGGATTGTGCTCTTGTGGAGATTTTTGGTAGCTCCATAGCAAAGACATACAAAGACATTGTTTGGTTCTTTCGTTTGTTTTTATGACAGAAAGAGCAAAGATGTTATTTAAGGATAAGAAGTCGACAAGACAAACTCCTACCGAGAAGtcaaaaaaagatttttttttccccaaacataaatttacttttaaaaatttcaaagtaaCTTTGCCTTCCTAATCATGTGTCTTAGATGAATAATCATTTTATATCGTCTATGGTATCAATTCACATACATTTTTTTCGGTTACTTAAGGCATGTATTATGTATAGTAGGAGGCTTCACTATCTTTCTATTTACACCTTGTAGCTTCAGTGCATGACATTTACAATGTAAAGCTAAATTCTCTTTACATTTATACTCGTCCTTGGGGTTTTATATGATGTCCCTAACAATTTAGAAAACATTACTAAATACGAGAAGTATAGTAGCAACCATTACTATTGCCTTTACGATAACCATAATTATACAATAATGTCGCCACAGCATTCTATCTACAATGACCTTTAACAAGCACATGAGAAAAAGATGAGTCAAGATGAGAATATCAAAATAAATGTATAAATATATAAGaatgaaaaagataaaaaaaaataaaaatattagaaaaaacaAAGTGAAATTGTACATATTAAGTGAAATTCCAATATCCatttaaaatgatataaaaatatactcAAGCGATCAATAAACACTTCAATTAGGTAATATAAAATCATGAAAAATATCTAAGAAAACTAAAGAagacttaattaataattataaaatataataaaatttatttaaatatagatgattataAAATAAGAAATCTAATCCAATGACATAGGAAAATCAATGTAATCAACTTCACTTAATGAGATAAAAACTTAATAGTTGTTGTATCTATAATGACCTTTGGGGTGTTACAAATTGTGATGGTAAACCTGTTTTTGTTTTGGTAATTGTCATAACAAATGAAATAACATTGAAGAAATGATCGTGGATAGCCTTTGTATATCCCCATTCCAAATCCAAGTTAGAAGTTTGGAACCATCCCAGACAAGCCAGCTCTGGGACACCTCTTCATGAACTTATATTGATATGAAATCCATCTAATTTACATAGCAAAGAAATAATTTGTATActccaaataaaaaaataaatggagATCACGACTGAAGAAAGGCAGAAGAAGAGAATTTTATAGCTCATTTTGTATTCTTGATTAGCTCTTGTTGATTCTGAATTTTACTGACATTGCGTTCCAGTTTCCTcatctttgcttcttgctccttAATCGCAAGGGTAAGTGATCTCACATCCAAGGCTTCAGATAACTCATTTATCGAGTGCGACTGCAAAACCAAAAACATCACTTCAACATTGTGTTTGAAATTTAGAGAGTTGTGGCAAGAAGTAACTACTCCCTCTATTTTATAGCTAGGTTGGCAAAGTGATAACAACATCAGCAAGTATGCACACTTGGCATTTCTGATGCATAATTAGTTTGACACAAGTATACAGTGCACAATTGCCAGAAAATAACATGATTCAACAACTGTTTTATGCAAGGAatttatatttctaatttgtgaGTTAATTCACTAGTGAAGTCCATAGGTTTCCTAATGTGAACTTTGATTTCAAGCTTACGTGTGCTTCACA
Coding sequences within it:
- the LOC122017041 gene encoding 2-alkenal reductase (NADP(+)-dependent)-like, with the protein product MGSEAVRNKKVVLKQYVEAGRSPRESDVEVVATETVALAIPEGSPPAILVKNLYLSCDPYMRGRMTKHDTPSYIPDFTPGSVITGLGVSRVVESTHPDFIVGDLIWGITGWEEYTLLVSNLGSFFKIRYTDLPLSYYTGLLGMPGFTAYAGFSQVAQPKKGERVFVSSASGAVGQLVGQLAKRMDCYVVGSAGSDEKVDLLKNKFGFDEAFNYKQETDLDAALKRCLPEGIDIYFENVGGRMLDAVLPNMRAYGRIPVCGMISQLNLEKPDPVHNLFCLLIKQVRMQGFLVSEFYHLYREFEDEVVQLIREGKITYVEDVAEGLENAPAALVGLFSGRNVGKQLVVIARE
- the LOC122014602 gene encoding putative pentatricopeptide repeat-containing protein At2g01510, with the protein product MKLFKLKAFASVNPKSPFKSIVSPFHVDAHMIKTGFDLQTYHSNHHLQSLLDQGQLLRARKLFDEMPLKNTFTANRMISGYAKNGYLEEARRFFNCTADRTAVTWTILINAYSQAGRPEEAFDLFRCMWRSGISPDHVAIVALLSSCSSPDTSSCVVQVHTHIIKSGLGNTVMVYNTMVDSYCKCGNVRLGRKLFNEARERDSVTFNAMLMGHSKEGSYSEALELFVTMRNLRLKPSQFTFSGVLTTAAGLSNLGLGQQIHGLVIKTNFSWNVFVCNSLLDFYSKCCCLTEARALFDGMEERDNVSYNIMVSGYAWDRHIEELIELLTEMQFLGFDRSQFPFPSLLSVAGSLPDLKMGRQIHAQVILTGLACDNIACNALVDMYSKCGHLKTAMLIFRNGIDKDTVSWTAMISGYVENGLFEAAVGLFCEMRRGGMSPDRATFSSILRAASSLALLSLGKQLHSNVIRCGYMIDVFAGSAILDMYARCGYLILARKIFNEMTNKNIVSWNTMLSAHAQNGQGREAIELFEEMLRQDVKPDSVTILCVISACGHNGLVEEGLQYFHSMSKLYELKPKREHYACVIDLMGRVGRLDEVEKLVDEIPFEADQIIWNSILNSSRIHGNQELARHAADRLFSMNIKDSAPFVIMSNVYARAGQWDAAAKVKKMMRDRGLRKEPAYSWVEIMHKIYVFSSNDNMNPQINEIKDLLDKLSEEMEKEGYRPDAGCALHLVDEESKIVSLRYHSERLAIAFAILNTGPGTPIVVMKNIRACTDCHAAIKVIAKIVEREITVRDSSRFHHFKDGLCSCGDFW